A genomic window from Papaver somniferum cultivar HN1 unplaced genomic scaffold, ASM357369v1 unplaced-scaffold_15, whole genome shotgun sequence includes:
- the LOC113335673 gene encoding putative pectinesterase 63: MKMAQNNVLLIMLFLHSNLLLLIPGVISLKVTPFPSDPAALHTWESSNILPFSARANDPELDPLIKQAEKTPVKILVRKDGSGQFKTITEAVNSIPERNTKRTIIVIGPGTYVEKIKVPRSKPFVTFYGEKASDMPKLSFNGDAAKYGTVDSASVITESDYFMGVNIIFENSSPPPDGVRKGAQAAAIRVSGTKSSFFNCKFYGYQDTICDDRGLHFFKDCFIEGTADFIFGSGTSLYLKTTLHSVSKDKAGVLTAQAREKPDDTGYVFVHATIQGSGAGSTVLGRAWKPYAKTIFAYSSMDDSVKPEGWDNHRDTKNDKTVYFAEYHCTGPGASTSGRATFTKMLTDQEAKPYLDIEYVKGSTWITAPPVV; this comes from the exons ATGAAAATGGCTCAAAACAATGTCCTTCTAATAATGTTGTTTCTTCATTCTAATCTACTTCTACTAATCCCAGGAGTGATTTCACTTAAGGTAACTCCATTTCCATCAGATCCAGCTGCTCTACATACATGGGAATCGAGTAATATACTTCCGTTTAGCGCACGCGCCAACGATCCAGAACTCGATCCTCTTATCAAGCAAGCAGAGAAAACCCCTGTAAAAATACTGGTAAGAAAAGATGGGTCAGGCCAATTCAAGACTATAACTGAAGCTGTTAATAGCATCCCTGAACGGAACACTAAAAGAACGATTATTGTTATCGGTCCTGGAACTTACGTAGAGAAGATTAAAGTACCAAGATCGAAGCCATTTGTTACGTTTTACGGAGAGAAGGCTAGTGATATGCCAAAGCTTTCATTTAATGGTGATGCAGCCAAGTATGGAACGGTCGATAGCGCAAGTGTAATAACCGAGTCGGATTATTTCATGGGTGTTAACATTATCTTTGAG AACTCATCGCCTCCGCCAGATGGAGTAAGAAAAGGAGCTCAGGCAGCAGCGATAAGGGTCTCGGGGACCAAGTCTTCCTTCTTCAATTGTAAATTTTATGGATACCAAGACACTATATGTGATGACAGGGGATTGCATTTTTTCAAGGACTGTTTTATTGAAGGAACAGCTGATTTCATCTTTGGAAGTGGTACATCCCTATATTTG AAAACGACTTTACATTCGGTATCTAAAGATAAGGCTGGAGTTCTCACTGCACAAGCAAGAGAGAAACCAGATGACACAGGATACGTCTTTGTACATGCTACTATTCAAGGTAGTGGGGCTGGTAGTACCGTCCTAGGAAGGGCATGGAAGCCATATGCCAAGACTATATTCGCATACTCATCCATGGACGACTCTGTGAAACCTGAAGGATGGGACAATCATAGAGACACTAAAAACGATAA GACTGTGTATTTTGCAGAATACCATTGTACGGGTCCAGGGGCGAGCACATCAGGAAGGGCAACATTTACGAAAATGCTAACAGACCAAGAAGCAAAACCATACTTAGACATTGAATATGTCAAGGGTTCGACATGGATTACAGCTCCTCCTGTGGTTTAA
- the LOC113335792 gene encoding putative pectinesterase 63: MKNHIVPATFVNTIFLGLLVPVFSFSLAPIPSDPASLSSWAHANLVSVRDRRGDISNLDPALVTAEQHVVIIKVRKDGSGQFRTVTDAIKSIPKANTQRTIVWIGPGVYKEKITIERDQPFVTLYGDANDMPTLTFDGTARQYGTVFSGSVTVYSEYFMAVNIIFENSSPMPKMGTMDGQAVAMTIAGDKAAFYNCRFKGFQDTLCDLHGNHFFKDCYIEGMADFIFGDGKSVYLNSEIRAVWDQGGVITAHGRTAESETTGFAFIHGSISGVTTGKTYLGRLWRDWGKVVFLYVDMGACIHPEGWSDNGKSAVDKTVYYGEYMNKGPGSNLSGRVKYAKKLTDAEARPFLDLNNLNASTWLLPPPHLA; encoded by the exons ATGAAGAACCACATTGTTCCTGCAACATTTGTGAACACCATTTTTCTTGGTCTTTTAGTTCctgttttttcattttcattagcGCCTATTCCAAGCGATCCAGCAAGTTTGAGCAGTTGGGCACATGCAAATCTtgtctcagtcagagatcgtagAGGTGATATATCAAATCTTGATCCAGCTCTTGTAACAGCTGAGCAACATGTAGTTATAATCAAAGTTCGTAAAGATGGTTCAGGCCAATTCAGAACGGTGACTGATGCCATAAAGTCTATCCCAAAAGCGAATACCCAACGTACAATCGTTTGGATCGGTCCTGGTGTTTATAAGGAAAAGATAACGATAGAAAGAGACCAACCATTCGTTACGTTATATGGAGATGCAAACGACATGCCAACGCTGACGTTTGATGGTACCGCGAGACAATATGGTACCGTTTTTAGTGGTTCGGTTACAGTTTATTCTGAATACTTCATGGCTGTGAATATCATCTTTGAG AATTCATCGCCAATGCCAAAAATGGGAACAATGGATGGTCAAGCAGTAGCAATGACAATCGCCGGGGACAAAGCTGCATTCTATAACTGCAGGTTCAAAGGTTTCCAAGACACTCTATGCGATTTACATGGCAATCACTTTTTCAAAGATTGTTATATTGAAGGCATGGCTGACTTCATTTTTGGCGACGGCAAATCAGTATATCTG AATTCGGAGATACGTGCAGTTTGGGACCAAGGGGGAGTTATAACCGCGCACGGAAGGACAGCAGAATCTGAAACAACTGGATTTGCATTCATACATGGTTCAATTTCTGGTGTCACTACTGGTAAAACATACTTGGGCAGGTTATGGAGAGATTGGGGAAAAGTCGTATTCCTTTACGTAGACATGGGAGCATGCATCCATCCAGAAGGCTGGAGTGATAACGGGAAAAGCGCAGTTGATAAGACGGTATATTATGGAGAGTACATGAACAAAGGTCCGGGATCAAACTTATCAGGCCGAGTAAAATACGCCAAGAAATTAACGGATGCAGAAGCAAGACCATTTTTGGATCTCAATAACCTCAATGCTTCAACTTGGCTTCTTCCTCCTCCCCACCTCGCATAA